Proteins encoded by one window of Antechinus flavipes isolate AdamAnt ecotype Samford, QLD, Australia chromosome 4, AdamAnt_v2, whole genome shotgun sequence:
- the BCAN gene encoding brevican core protein isoform X1, whose translation MAQMLLLLLTTLVQALTSSSVTFTGDSSEDQAFKVSIEGDSPLRGVLGGSITIPCHISYLRPPPPTPPPGRRAVLGSPRVKWTFLSGGREAEVLVARGLKVKVSEGYRYRVALPGYPASTTDVSLVLSELRSNDSGLYRCEVQHGIDDGSDAIEVKVKGVVFLYREGSARYAFSFSRAKEACARIGARIASPEQLYAAYLGGYEQCDAGWLSDQTVRYPIQTPREACYGDMDGFPGVRNYGMVDPEDLYDVYCYAEDLNGELFLGSTPDKLTLEEARAYCWERGAEIATTGQLYAAWDEGLDRCSPGWLADGSVRYPIVTPRQRCGGGLPGVKTLFLFPNQTGFPNAQSRFNVYCFRDPAQSSASPRNPYPASDGLETIVTVTETLQELQLLQEATQSESRGAIYSVPISEDSRGISSTPEDPEETPKAFLESAELEKGRESHIYSCASCLLITSPQVQEDGNQSVTPPMRSSEEEEQEEEEKVIEEEDEEGQEEGEKEEEVEDEAPSPVLSEIREVAIENGSPSTEPPHEEGLSEAPLVAQVSVHDGAMPSPGGQPEGPKHSRGRGQSIETLPTLGVMPHGEGSQAFPPPPTPVSTEEEDEEEVGAPELSGGTPPWVPHGESDEVGSSEEAPGLSPATGTLPGVEGKEGTGDRVAPPEEALGRTAPVETSVRAQPALPTESAGLGAAGAAAPSPGDCVPSPCHNGGTCYEEGDRVHCLCLPGYGGNLCEIGLRSCSSGWDAFQGSCYKHFPTRRSWEEAETQCRLHGAHLASISTPEEQNFINNRYREYQWIGLNDRTIEGDFLWSDGVPLLYENWNPGQPDSYFLSGENCVVMVWHDQGQWSDVPCNYHLSYTCKMGLVSCGPPPEMPLALVFGQPRSRYEVDVVLRYHCREGLAQRNSPLIRCLEDGQWEHPQISCVPKRPARAQLRRTALKERQAARRAGGCRAAGGHC comes from the exons ATGGCACAGATGCTCCTGCTGCTCCTGACTACCTTGGTCCAAGCCctaacttcctcatctgtgacCTTCACAGGTGACAGCTCAG AGGATCAAGCATTTAAGGTGTCCATTGAGGGTGACTCCCCACTTCGAGGGGTCCTTGGGGGCTCCATTACTATTCCCTGCCACATCTCCTACCTTAGACCACCACCTCCAACTCCTCCCCCAGGCCGTAGAGCTGTCCTGGGCTCTCCCAGAGTTAAATGGACTTTCTTGTCTGGGGGACGGGAGGCTGAGGTGCTGGTGGCCCGTGGGCTCAAGGTCAAGGTCAGTGAAGGCTACAGGTACCGGGTGGCTCTACCTGGATATCCAGCTTCAACCACTGATGTCTCACTGGTGCTGAGTGAACTAAGATCCAATGATTCAGGATTGTATCGTTGTGAAGTCCAGCATGGGATTGATGATGGCAGTGATGCTATTGAAGTCAAGGTTAAAG GGGTCGTCTTTTTGTATCGAGAGGGTTCTGCTCGCTACGCTTTCTCATTCTCCAGGGCAAAAGAGGCTTGTGCCCGGATTGGGGCACGGATTGCTAGCCCTGAGCAGCTCTATGCCGCTTATCTGGGGGGCTATGAGCAGTGTGATGCAGGATGGCTATCAGACCAGACTGTAAG GTACCCCATTCAGACTCCTCGTGAGGCATGTTATGGAGACATGGATGGATTCCCTGGAGTTCGTAACTATGGCATGGTTGATCCAGAGGACCTTTATGATGTTTACTGTTATGCTGAAGATCTAAATG GGGAGCTGTTTCTGGGCTCTACCCCAGACAAGCTGACCTTGGAAGAGGCACGGGCTTATTGCTGGGAACGGGGAGCAGAGATAGCCACAACAGGCCAGCTTTATGCAGCTTGGGATGAAGGCCTGGACAGGTGCAGCCCTGGGTGGCTAGCTGATGGCAGCGTGCGCTACCCCATCGTTACTCCCCGACAGCGCTGTGGGGGAGGCCTTCCTGGAGTCAAGACACTCTTCCTTTTCCCTAACCAGACTGGGTTTCCTAATGCACAAAGCCGTTTCAATGTCTACTGCTTCAGAG ACCCTGCTCAATCCTCTGCCTCCCCAAGGAATCCCTATCCAGCCTCAGATGGGCTAGAGACCATTGTCACAGTGACAGAGACCCTTCAGGAACTTCAACTACTTCAGGAGGCCACACAGAGTGAGTCTCGAGGAGCCATCTACTCTGTCCCCATTTCAGAGGACAGCAGGGGAATCAGCTCCACCCCAGAAGATCCTGAAGAGACCCCCAAGGCATTTTTAG AAAGTGCtgaattggagaaaggaagagaaagtcaTATTTACTCATGTGCCAGTTGCCTTCTCATCACCTCACCTCAAGTTCAAG AGGATGGAAACCAATCAGTCACCCCACCCATGCGGTCTtctgaggaggaggagcaggaggaagaggagaaggtaatagaggaagaggatgaggaggggcaagaggagggagaaaaggaggaggaagtggaAGATGAAGCTCCTTCTCCAGTATTAAGTGAGATCCGGGAAGTAGCCATAGAGAATGGCTCCCCCTCCACTGAGCCTCCCCATGAGGAAGGGCTGTCAGAGGCTCCTCTGGTGGCCCAGGTGTCTGTGCATGATGGCGCCATGCCCTCTCCTGGGGGGCAACCAGAGGGGCCTAAGCATTCAAGAGGCAGGGGGCAATCCATCGAAACCCTGCCAACTCTTGGGGTTATGCCTCATGGAGAAGGGAGCCAAGcattccctccaccccccacgcCTGTCAGCACtgaggaagaagatgaggaagaggtTGGGGCACCGGAGCTGTCTGGAGGCACTCCTCCCTGGGTTCCTCATGGAGAAAGCGATGAAGTGGGAAGCTCTGAAGAGGCACCGGGTCTGTCTCCAGCAACTGGGACACTGCCAGgagtggaggggaaggaggggacagGGGACAGGGTGGCCCCCCCTGAAGAGGCTCTGGGAAGGACAGCACCTGTGGAGACCTCCGTCAGAGCCCAGCCAGCGCTACCTACTGAGAGCGCAGGCCTGGGAGCTGCGGGGGCTGCAGCCCCCTCACCAG GTGATTGCGTTCCCAGTCCCTGTCACAATGGGGGGACATGCTACGAGGAGGGTGACCGTGTCCACTGCCTTTGTCTACCCGGCTATGGGGGGAACTTGTGCGAGATTG GACTCCGATCCTGCAGCTCTGGGTGGGATGCCTTCCAAGGTTCTTGCTACAAGCATTTTCCAACTCGAAGGAGTTGGGAGGAGGCTGAAACTCAGTGCCGGCTTCATGGAGCCCACTTAGCCAGCATCAGCACACCTGAGGAGCAGAATTTTATCAACA ATCGATACAGAGAATACCAGTGGATTGGGCTGAATGACAGAACCATTGAGGGAGATTTCCTATGGTCAGATGGAGTTCCCTTG cTTTATGAGAACTGGAACCCAGGACAGCCAGACAGCTACTTCCTATCTGGAGAAAACTGTGTGGTTATGGTTTGGCATGACCAGGGACAGTGGAGTGATGTTCCCTGCAACTACCACCTGTCCTACACCTGCAAGATGGGGCTGG TGTCCTGTGGACCACCCCCAGAAATGCCCTTGGCCCTGGTCTTTGGCCAGCCAAGGTCCCGCTATGAAGTGGATGTTGTGCTTCGCTATCACTGCCGGGAAGGGCTGGCCCAGCGCAACTCTCCCCTGATCCGGTGCCTCGAGGATGGCCAGTGGGAGCACCCTCAGATTTCCTGTGTGCCTAAACGACCT GCTCGTGCCCAGCTTCGGAGGACAGCGCTGAAAGAACGACAGGCAGCTAGGAGAGCTGGAGGCTGCCGGGCAGCAGGTGGACACTGCTGA
- the BCAN gene encoding brevican core protein isoform X2 — protein sequence MAQMLLLLLTTLVQALTSSSVTFTGDSSEDQAFKVSIEGDSPLRGVLGGSITIPCHISYLRPPPPTPPPGRRAVLGSPRVKWTFLSGGREAEVLVARGLKVKVSEGYRYRVALPGYPASTTDVSLVLSELRSNDSGLYRCEVQHGIDDGSDAIEVKVKGVVFLYREGSARYAFSFSRAKEACARIGARIASPEQLYAAYLGGYEQCDAGWLSDQTVRYPIQTPREACYGDMDGFPGVRNYGMVDPEDLYDVYCYAEDLNGELFLGSTPDKLTLEEARAYCWERGAEIATTGQLYAAWDEGLDRCSPGWLADGSVRYPIVTPRQRCGGGLPGVKTLFLFPNQTGFPNAQSRFNVYCFRDPAQSSASPRNPYPASDGLETIVTVTETLQELQLLQEATQSESRGAIYSVPISEDSRGISSTPEDPEETPKAFLEDGNQSVTPPMRSSEEEEQEEEEKVIEEEDEEGQEEGEKEEEVEDEAPSPVLSEIREVAIENGSPSTEPPHEEGLSEAPLVAQVSVHDGAMPSPGGQPEGPKHSRGRGQSIETLPTLGVMPHGEGSQAFPPPPTPVSTEEEDEEEVGAPELSGGTPPWVPHGESDEVGSSEEAPGLSPATGTLPGVEGKEGTGDRVAPPEEALGRTAPVETSVRAQPALPTESAGLGAAGAAAPSPGDCVPSPCHNGGTCYEEGDRVHCLCLPGYGGNLCEIGLRSCSSGWDAFQGSCYKHFPTRRSWEEAETQCRLHGAHLASISTPEEQNFINNRYREYQWIGLNDRTIEGDFLWSDGVPLLYENWNPGQPDSYFLSGENCVVMVWHDQGQWSDVPCNYHLSYTCKMGLVSCGPPPEMPLALVFGQPRSRYEVDVVLRYHCREGLAQRNSPLIRCLEDGQWEHPQISCVPKRPARAQLRRTALKERQAARRAGGCRAAGGHC from the exons ATGGCACAGATGCTCCTGCTGCTCCTGACTACCTTGGTCCAAGCCctaacttcctcatctgtgacCTTCACAGGTGACAGCTCAG AGGATCAAGCATTTAAGGTGTCCATTGAGGGTGACTCCCCACTTCGAGGGGTCCTTGGGGGCTCCATTACTATTCCCTGCCACATCTCCTACCTTAGACCACCACCTCCAACTCCTCCCCCAGGCCGTAGAGCTGTCCTGGGCTCTCCCAGAGTTAAATGGACTTTCTTGTCTGGGGGACGGGAGGCTGAGGTGCTGGTGGCCCGTGGGCTCAAGGTCAAGGTCAGTGAAGGCTACAGGTACCGGGTGGCTCTACCTGGATATCCAGCTTCAACCACTGATGTCTCACTGGTGCTGAGTGAACTAAGATCCAATGATTCAGGATTGTATCGTTGTGAAGTCCAGCATGGGATTGATGATGGCAGTGATGCTATTGAAGTCAAGGTTAAAG GGGTCGTCTTTTTGTATCGAGAGGGTTCTGCTCGCTACGCTTTCTCATTCTCCAGGGCAAAAGAGGCTTGTGCCCGGATTGGGGCACGGATTGCTAGCCCTGAGCAGCTCTATGCCGCTTATCTGGGGGGCTATGAGCAGTGTGATGCAGGATGGCTATCAGACCAGACTGTAAG GTACCCCATTCAGACTCCTCGTGAGGCATGTTATGGAGACATGGATGGATTCCCTGGAGTTCGTAACTATGGCATGGTTGATCCAGAGGACCTTTATGATGTTTACTGTTATGCTGAAGATCTAAATG GGGAGCTGTTTCTGGGCTCTACCCCAGACAAGCTGACCTTGGAAGAGGCACGGGCTTATTGCTGGGAACGGGGAGCAGAGATAGCCACAACAGGCCAGCTTTATGCAGCTTGGGATGAAGGCCTGGACAGGTGCAGCCCTGGGTGGCTAGCTGATGGCAGCGTGCGCTACCCCATCGTTACTCCCCGACAGCGCTGTGGGGGAGGCCTTCCTGGAGTCAAGACACTCTTCCTTTTCCCTAACCAGACTGGGTTTCCTAATGCACAAAGCCGTTTCAATGTCTACTGCTTCAGAG ACCCTGCTCAATCCTCTGCCTCCCCAAGGAATCCCTATCCAGCCTCAGATGGGCTAGAGACCATTGTCACAGTGACAGAGACCCTTCAGGAACTTCAACTACTTCAGGAGGCCACACAGAGTGAGTCTCGAGGAGCCATCTACTCTGTCCCCATTTCAGAGGACAGCAGGGGAATCAGCTCCACCCCAGAAGATCCTGAAGAGACCCCCAAGGCATTTTTAG AGGATGGAAACCAATCAGTCACCCCACCCATGCGGTCTtctgaggaggaggagcaggaggaagaggagaaggtaatagaggaagaggatgaggaggggcaagaggagggagaaaaggaggaggaagtggaAGATGAAGCTCCTTCTCCAGTATTAAGTGAGATCCGGGAAGTAGCCATAGAGAATGGCTCCCCCTCCACTGAGCCTCCCCATGAGGAAGGGCTGTCAGAGGCTCCTCTGGTGGCCCAGGTGTCTGTGCATGATGGCGCCATGCCCTCTCCTGGGGGGCAACCAGAGGGGCCTAAGCATTCAAGAGGCAGGGGGCAATCCATCGAAACCCTGCCAACTCTTGGGGTTATGCCTCATGGAGAAGGGAGCCAAGcattccctccaccccccacgcCTGTCAGCACtgaggaagaagatgaggaagaggtTGGGGCACCGGAGCTGTCTGGAGGCACTCCTCCCTGGGTTCCTCATGGAGAAAGCGATGAAGTGGGAAGCTCTGAAGAGGCACCGGGTCTGTCTCCAGCAACTGGGACACTGCCAGgagtggaggggaaggaggggacagGGGACAGGGTGGCCCCCCCTGAAGAGGCTCTGGGAAGGACAGCACCTGTGGAGACCTCCGTCAGAGCCCAGCCAGCGCTACCTACTGAGAGCGCAGGCCTGGGAGCTGCGGGGGCTGCAGCCCCCTCACCAG GTGATTGCGTTCCCAGTCCCTGTCACAATGGGGGGACATGCTACGAGGAGGGTGACCGTGTCCACTGCCTTTGTCTACCCGGCTATGGGGGGAACTTGTGCGAGATTG GACTCCGATCCTGCAGCTCTGGGTGGGATGCCTTCCAAGGTTCTTGCTACAAGCATTTTCCAACTCGAAGGAGTTGGGAGGAGGCTGAAACTCAGTGCCGGCTTCATGGAGCCCACTTAGCCAGCATCAGCACACCTGAGGAGCAGAATTTTATCAACA ATCGATACAGAGAATACCAGTGGATTGGGCTGAATGACAGAACCATTGAGGGAGATTTCCTATGGTCAGATGGAGTTCCCTTG cTTTATGAGAACTGGAACCCAGGACAGCCAGACAGCTACTTCCTATCTGGAGAAAACTGTGTGGTTATGGTTTGGCATGACCAGGGACAGTGGAGTGATGTTCCCTGCAACTACCACCTGTCCTACACCTGCAAGATGGGGCTGG TGTCCTGTGGACCACCCCCAGAAATGCCCTTGGCCCTGGTCTTTGGCCAGCCAAGGTCCCGCTATGAAGTGGATGTTGTGCTTCGCTATCACTGCCGGGAAGGGCTGGCCCAGCGCAACTCTCCCCTGATCCGGTGCCTCGAGGATGGCCAGTGGGAGCACCCTCAGATTTCCTGTGTGCCTAAACGACCT GCTCGTGCCCAGCTTCGGAGGACAGCGCTGAAAGAACGACAGGCAGCTAGGAGAGCTGGAGGCTGCCGGGCAGCAGGTGGACACTGCTGA